A single region of the Brachypodium distachyon strain Bd21 chromosome 3, Brachypodium_distachyon_v3.0, whole genome shotgun sequence genome encodes:
- the LOC100831870 gene encoding serine/threonine-protein kinase EDR1: MKIPFVTKWSHRSSEHAGPSNSAAAQQQEHQPPPSPSGSSAPVPAAATSPSLPVAATGAGGDDFILQEEEYQMQLALALSASASASGGEGAGDPDGEQIRKAKLMSLGTGDTVAVSDHGGGDTAESLSCRYRDYNFLDYNEKVIDGFYDIFGLSMELSGQGKIPSLAELQMSIGDLGYEVIVVDHKFDHALQEMKEVAECCLLGCPDITVLVRRIAEVVAEHMGGPVIDANEMITRWLSKSIEQRTSHQTSLLHIGSIKIGLSRHRALLFKILADSVGIPCKLVKGSHYTGVEDDAINIIKMDTKREFLVDVMAAPGTLIPADVFNPKGTSFNIGQTLGQNQVAESASNIEDDPVALQSEHKRNQGWIDDQSGYGNTMTTGSSASELGILPPQMQLDQTSTFAGTTSQQKKNLQLVPDSHETQESKKLFAEFDPFNATESGKSSLAFKRLNNRNNEFQRRRENIAPVSGRSQQPLVMKNWSACNDISNNKRYNVAEGSVSRRNASNNAASSSQLALSTARHYNLNVRELNDGLYAAPACNYDNRMVGTSAMTAASTGEHLDRSRVPPVLYYDKMLGTSSVNAASTSEIGKVAEKSPRNDLEKGPFYPRFDGQISSRAQGFSLEGEEHKENCGRNDHKRLHADPRKSPLDRFMGMPRQYPECVSPSQVGSSTVDMVLDEVSECEILWEDLVIDERIGIGSYGEVYHADWNGTEVAVKKFLDQEFYGDALDEFRCEVRIMRRLRHPNIVLFMGAVTRPPHLSIVSEYLPRGSLYKIIHRPNCQIDEKRRIRMALDVARGMNCLHTSVPTIVHRDLKSPNLLVDDNWTVKVCDFGLSRLKHSTFLSSRSTAGTPEWMAPEVLRNEQSNEKCDIYSFGVILWELATLRKPWQGMNQMQVVGAVGFQDRRLDIPKEVDPIVASIIRDCWQKDPNLRPSFSQLTSYLKTLQRLVIPTHQETANNHVPYEISLYR, encoded by the exons ATGAAGATCCCGTTCGTGACCAAGTGGTCGCACCGATCGAGCGAGCACGCTGGGCCGTCCAATTCGGCAGcggcgcagcagcaggagcatcagccgccgccgtctccgtcgGGGTCCTCGGCGCCTGTGCCCGCTGCGGCAACATCTCCTTCGCTCCccgtggcggcgacgggggcgggAGGGGACGACTTCATTttgcaggaggaggagtacCAGATGCAGCTGGCGTTGGCGctgtcggcgtcggcgtcggcctcgggcggcgagggcgcgggGGATCCCGATGGGGAGCAGATCAGGAAGGCGAAGCTGATGAGCCTCGGGACGGGCGACACGGTTGCTGTCAGCGATCATGGTGGGGGAGACACTGCAGAGTCGCTGTCCTGCCGCTACAGG GACTATAACTTTCTTGATTACAACGAGAAAGTTATTGATGGATTCTACGACATATTTGGCCTCTCTATGGAATTGTCTGGGCAGGGAAAGATACCATCACTGGCAGAGCTTCAGATGAGCATTGGGGATCTTGGATATGAAGTGATTGTGGTCGACCATAAATTTGATCATGCCTTGCAGGAGATGAAGGAAGTAGCAGAATGCTGTTTGTTGGGCTGTCCTGACATTACAGTATTGGTGCGACGAATAGCCGAAGTTGTTGCCGAACATATGGGTGGTCCAGTGATAGATGCAAATGAAATGATTACAAGGTGGTTGAGCAAAAGCATTGAGCAGAGGACATCACATCAGACGAGCCTGCTTCACATTGGCAGCATAAAGATAGGCTTGTCTCGTCATCGTGCCTTACTTTTCAAg ATTCTTGCTGATAGTGTTGGTATCCCATGTAAGCTGGTTAAAGGGAGTCATTACACTGGTGTTGAAGATGATGCTATTAACATTATAAAGATGGACACCAAAAG GGAGTTTTTGGTTGATGTTATGGCTGCTCCAGGGACTCTTATTCCAGCAGACGTCTTTAATCCAAAGGGTACTTCATTTAACATCGGTCAAACATTGGGTCAGAATCAGGTGGCCGAGTCAGCAAGTAACATCGAAGATGACCCAGTTGCATTACAGTCTGAGCATAAACGTAACCAAGGTTGGATAGACGATCAATCAGGCTACGGGAATACAATGACTACTGGAAGTAGTGCCAGCGAACTTGGGATATTGCCCCCTCAGATGCAATTAGATCAAACATCGACTTTTGCTGGCACAACTTCACAGCAGAAAAAGAATTTGCAATTAGTTCCTGACTCTCATGAAACTCAAGAGTCCAAAAAATTATTTGCGGAGTTTGACCCTTTCAATGCTACTGAATCTGGGAAAAGTTCGCTGGCATTCAAGAGACTAAACAATAGAAACAATGAATTCCAAAGGCGCAGAGAGAATATAGCCCCAGTATCCGGAAGATCTCAAcagccattggtgatgaaaaACTGGTCTGCTTGCAATGACATTTCAAACAACAAGCGATATAATGTTGCTGAGGGGTCAGTTTCTCGGAGAAATGCCAGCAACAATGCTGCATCGTCGTCTCAGTTGGCATTGTCAACTGCAAGACATTACAATTTGAATGTTAGAGAGCTAAACGATGGGTTGTATGCAGCACCTGCTTGTAATTATGACAATAGGATGGTTGGTACCTCAGCTATGACAGCAGCATCAACTGGAGAGCACCTTGACAGATCACGTGTGCCACCTGTCCTTTATTATGACAAGATGCTGGGCACCTCTTCTGTAAATGCAGCTTCCACTTCCGAAATTGGGAAGGTTGCAGAAAAGAGCCCTCGTAATGATCTGGAAAAAGGCCCTTTCTATCCTAGATTTGACGGTCAAATATCCAGTCGTGCGCAAGGATTTTCTCTGGAAGGGGAGGAACACAAGGAAAACTGTGGCAGGAATGACCACAAAAGGTTACATGCTGATCCAAGAAAGTCCCCTCTTGACAGATTCATGGGCATGCCACGGCAGTACCCAGAATGTGTTTCTCCATCGCAAGTTGGGTCAAGCACGGTTGACATGGTGTTGGATGAAGTGTCTGAATGCGAAATCCTCTGGGAAGATCTTGTAATCGATGAAAGGATTGGCATAG GTTCATATGGAGAAGTCTACCATGCTGATTGGAATGGAACT GAAGTAGCTGTAAAGAAATTCTTGGATCAGGAGTTCTATGGTGATGCGTTAGATGAATTTCGTTGCGAA GTGAGGATTATGCGTCGGCTCCGTCATCCAAATATTGTTCTCTTTATGGGTGCAGTAACACGGCCTCCACACTTATCTATTGTATCAGAATACCTTCCAAG GGGAAGTTTGTATAAGATTATTCATCGTCCTAATTGCCAAATTGATGAGAAGCGGAGGATTAGAATGGCCCTTGATGTG GCCAGAGGCATGAATTGTCTTCATACCAGTGTACCAACAATTGTTCACCGGGATCTAAAATCACCGAACTTGCTGGTTGACGATAATTGGACTGTTAAG GTCTGTGATTTTGGACTTTCACGTTTGAAGCACAGTACATTTTTGTCATCAAGATCTACTGCTGGGACT CCCGAGTGGATGGCACCAGAGGTTTTGCGGAACGAGCAATCAAATGAGAA GTGTGATATTTACAGCTTTGGTGTCATCTTGTGGGAGCTAGCAACACTACGAAAGCCATGGCAGGGGATGAACCAAATGCAAGTTGTGGGCGCAGTTGGCTTCCAGGACCGACGACTCGATATTCCAAAGGAAGTTGATCCTATAGTTGCATCGATCATACGTGATTGCTGGCAGAA GGATCCAAACTTGCGTCCTTCTTTTAGCCAATTAACGAGCTACCTGAAGACATTGCAAAGGCTAGTAATCCCAACACATCAGGAGACAGCGAACAACCATGTACCTTATGAAATATCTCTATACCGGTGA
- the LOC100831570 gene encoding uncharacterized protein LOC100831570 encodes MATTTLQELKDIFFGHVLGKKGEAVQELEVSIRAKGNVTPAEDVILRLSTVFSNFTYTVTAAATTVLTSFATGQVQKFGGGPPLPRFVRFGICAGGGLVTGKVLYYVSLHAFAEFILAHKEEKRLKMELANIILTNHSDEKFLVQAVQKHFFAEHLYSDQHQDKPLFRWRQRHSYVDSTYMERLKEIEANNSEDKVKTISGQAARSFGDLMEDPLACILGSPDSNMGSDKPPEHKATILRRRDLRAQRRSQRHHHRHATL; translated from the exons atggcgacgacgacgctaCAGGAGCTCAAGGATATCTTCTTCGGGCATGTGCTGGGCAAG AAGGGGGAGGCTGTCCAAGAGCTGGAGGTCTCCATACGTGCCAAG GGAAATGTGACTCCTGCGGAGGATGTCATTCTCCGGCTTAGCACGGTCTTCTCGAACTTTACCTACACTGTGACCGCTGCGGCAACAACTGTCCTTACATCGTTTGCTACTGGTCAAG tACAAAAATTTGGTGGGGGTCCACCTCTGCCTCGATTTGTAAGGTTCGGCATATGTGCTG GTGGTGGTTTGGTTACAGGGAAGGTGCTATATTATGTATCCTTGCATGCGTTTGCTGAATTTATATTGGCCCATAAAGAGGAGAAACGCTTGAAAATGGAGTTAGCTAATAT AATACTTACTAACCATAGTGATGAGAAATTCTTGGTTCAAGCTGTACAAAAGCATTTCTTTGCCGAGCATCTCTACAGTGATCAACATCAAGATAAACCACTTTTCAGGTGGCGCCAGCGTCACTCGTATGTTGACAGCACCTATATGGAAAGGTTGAAGGAGATTGAAGCAAACAACTCTGAAGATAAAGTTAAAACAATTTCTGGCCAGGCAGCG AGATCATTTGGAGATCTCATGGAGGACCCACTGGCTTGTATACTGGGTTCTCCAGACAGCAATATGGGGAGCGATAAGCCCCCTGAGCACAAAGCTACTATCCTCAGGAGAAGAGACTTGCGAGCTCAGAGGAGAAGTCAGCGGCATCATCATCGGCATGCTACATTGTGA